The Kosakonia sp. SMBL-WEM22 sequence GCGTGTACATTTTTTAACGTGAATGTGGAGCCTGTGTGGAAGGTGTAATGAGGCGTTGAGAAAGAGCGCATTACTGCGTGCAACTTTTGCCGTCGGGTCTGGTCTGAATCTGGCAAATTACTGGCAGGACACCACCGTGTTTCATTCAGAAAGAACTAAATTAACACGCACTGACATCGTCAACGGTAGCAGGAGAGAAAATGGACAATAAGCACCTTATTCTGGTTGCTGAAGATGATGATGAAATCGCCGATATTCTGCAAAGCTATATTCAGCGCGCCGGTATGCGCACGCTGCGCGCGGCTGACGGCGAGCAGGCGATTAGCCTCTGCTTCCTGCATAAACCCGATCTGGTTTTGCTCGATATTCAGTTGCCGATCCAGGATGGCTGGAGCGTCCTGAGCGCAGTGCGTAAAGAGAGCGCGGTGCCGGTTATCATGGTCACCGCGCTGGATCAGGACATTGATAAATTGATGGGGCTGCGGCTCGGCGCGGATGATTATGTGGTGAAGCCCTTCAACCCCTCGGAAGTGGTGGCGCGAATCGAAGCAGTGCTGCGCCGCACCAAAGCGGGCGGCGTGCCGCCTTGCGATAAACCGATTCGCACCCAGTATGTGACGGTCTATCCCGACGAGTTTTATGTCGAGGTGCATCTTGATGGCGAAACGGTCACCCCGCTGCTGACTACCACCGAGTTTAAGTTGCTGGCGCACCTGGCGAAAAACCCGCGCAAAGTCTGCTCACGCGAAGAGTTGCTTAACGCCTGCCTGCCGGAGGGCGATACGCTGGATCGCACGGTGGACAGCCATATGAGTAAG is a genomic window containing:
- a CDS encoding response regulator yields the protein MDNKHLILVAEDDDEIADILQSYIQRAGMRTLRAADGEQAISLCFLHKPDLVLLDIQLPIQDGWSVLSAVRKESAVPVIMVTALDQDIDKLMGLRLGADDYVVKPFNPSEVVARIEAVLRRTKAGGVPPCDKPIRTQYVTVYPDEFYVEVHLDGETVTPLLTTTEFKLLAHLAKNPRKVCSREELLNACLPEGDTLDRTVDSHMSKLRKKLEQCGLKGMPESIRGMGYRLGQMK